tgatgaagataaataagaatagttttttaagtgtacttatattttttacattacgagtaagtgcttcaatgaggctgtggcattcatgtagacgttttgctaaaGCTCATatccaaaaattagcaagtttgagattaaatagtgctgtTCTCTTCgtgaacaaggtcatgaaaatttttattgaagtcatggaaaagtcatggaattttttcatccaaatggaGTATGAACCCTGTGCATAATATAGACAAACGCGCGGCGAACGGCGtttgcagaaatttttcaaactgctagcgttaatgaaaaattttttaaagagaattttaaaacaatcccagtttatttctgtttaaagcctttttccaaaagcctttttaaagcacatgtttgaaaaaattaatgggtttggcagttttcttcagttgttGGAAAATAAGAACTATAAatatgtaattgtaaaaaaaattaaatgatttaaagcactttttttgtctctttcatatttgaatataaatttaattctttattcacaaggttgaattaggcaaaataattatttgcagaaaatttcccagttaggatttgtgtttgcagaaagcttttcattttatctaagtctgtttATATATAGAATTCAACtagaaaaatttgttatttaaaagtttaaaatataccGAAAGAAAAATGAGACATTAAGTGTCTTGTGGGtgaattataaatagaaaagaaagaatAATCCTCATATAATATCTTTATGCTGTTAGCAAATTGAACGAATTCGAGGCAAAGTGCTGATACTCGGATACATGACATTGTCATTTAGTACTTTAATGTAAGATTAAGATACATCAAAGTTTAGATCATAATTGAAAAGGAAATAACAATGAAATCTCCCCTCCCTTTCCATTCTCAAAACTTCCACCAATATAtctaaaacattaagaaaaatatgatgATCAATATTGTAGGAAGAGGGGAGGTTATATATGCCATCTAGggcaaaattttgcataaaattggtTTGCAGTTTATATTTGTCTTTCAAACTTTTGTTACGTCACGAAAAGagttatttctgaaaataatttaaatttcatatttacataaaatatttaacctttttttttgggggggggggggggcctcggTGACACTATGAGCTACCGACCAGTGTCCGTATGCTATCAAAACATGTCTaatattttttgttgctattgtgctctttaaattatgcttttttccCCCACAAGTGACTATGATAAACTAGGTTTTgcatgattttatttcttttattcaagcctgattgttaaatgtaCATtgcttgacaaaacttttattattaaagtagaccgggcaatgcagctagtcttATAAAAAATGGCAAGTCTGCTTCAATGCACACTGCACAGGCTTGTTTTTTGGCCCAGTTAATCTGGATAAACGAAATTTGGTGTACTGCAGGTACACCAATTTCAGTGGTGTTATGAActaacattttgaaaagaaagagtTATCCAGTCTATGTTCCTGTTTTTCAttctataatttttatttcagtctTCTGGAGTAACCGTATCTACAGCTGCTAAAAACTGTATATGAAGAAGTTAAGAAAGACAAAAAATACAGATATATCATTTACCATATTAAAGATGAAAAAGTGATTGATGTTGAAGTTACTGGGCCACGAGAAGCCACTTACAGTGAATTCCTTGAGCAATTGCAGAAATACAAGAATGAATGTCGATACTGTGTGTTTGACTTTCCAGCTAACATTCCTGTTGAAAGTGGAGGCCAGGAAAAATCATCTATGTCTGTAGATAGGCTTGTTCTGATGACATGGTGAGCAAAAATTGTCTTATATTTGTTAATACTTTTAATTAATGTAAATGAAATTTTCCATaatctttatttattaaaaatgtactttatttgaatttttcaaaatggagTAAAACATACCTTATAAATTTCCCTCATAGAAGATAACTTCATGTGATGTACATAATTTTAATCTTGATAATGTGGATCATTGAATTGGGGAAGAACCTGAGAGCTATAAATTGGTGCTATGTAACAAGTTAACCTTAGGGCTCAAAATTAATCGTTGCAT
This window of the Uloborus diversus isolate 005 chromosome 4, Udiv.v.3.1, whole genome shotgun sequence genome carries:
- the LOC129221335 gene encoding cofilin/actin-depolymerizing factor homolog (The sequence of the model RefSeq protein was modified relative to this genomic sequence to represent the inferred CDS: added 33 bases not found in genome assembly), translated to MSSGVTVSTAAKTVYEEVKKDKKYRYIIYHIKDEKVIDVEVTGPREATYSEFLEQLQKYKNECRYCVFDFPANIPVESGGQEKSSMSVDRLVLMTWCPESSKIKQKMLYSSSYDALKKALVGVYKYVQACDFEEASQEAIEDAFRKGK